One genomic segment of Aliarcobacter cibarius includes these proteins:
- a CDS encoding oxidoreductase, with amino-acid sequence MLKEKVVVITGGAGLIGKEFVKAVVENGGIAIIADINKEIGLKVKDDLSKELNTINIDFIKLDITSKSSLNNCIDSLNDKYQRIDALVNNAYPRNKNYGRHFFDVEYEDFIQNLGLNLGGYFTASQQFAQYFKKQGNGNIINISSIYGIVAPKFEIYDNTHMTMPVEYAAIKSGLIHLTKYMAKYFKGMNIKVNALSPGGIFDNQPEAFLEKYKEKCLNKGMLDNSDLKGTLVYLLSDMSKYVNGQNIIVDDGFSL; translated from the coding sequence ATGCTTAAAGAAAAAGTTGTAGTAATTACAGGTGGAGCAGGTCTTATAGGAAAAGAATTTGTAAAAGCTGTTGTTGAAAATGGTGGCATAGCAATAATAGCAGATATAAATAAAGAAATAGGATTAAAAGTAAAAGACGATTTATCAAAAGAGTTAAATACTATAAATATAGATTTTATAAAACTTGATATTACTTCAAAAAGTTCTTTAAATAATTGTATAGATTCTTTAAATGATAAATATCAAAGAATTGATGCTTTAGTAAACAATGCTTATCCTAGAAATAAAAACTATGGAAGACATTTTTTCGATGTTGAATATGAAGATTTTATACAAAATTTGGGATTAAATTTAGGAGGGTACTTTACTGCATCTCAACAATTTGCTCAATATTTTAAAAAACAAGGAAATGGAAATATTATCAATATTAGTTCTATTTATGGTATAGTTGCTCCAAAATTTGAAATATATGATAATACACATATGACTATGCCTGTTGAATATGCAGCTATAAAATCAGGGCTTATTCATCTTACAAAATATATGGCAAAATATTTTAAAGGTATGAATATCAAAGTAAATGCTTTGAGTCCAGGAGGAATTTTTGATAATCAACCAGAAGCTTTTTTAGAAAAATATAAAGAAAAATGTTTAAATAAAGGAATGCTTGATAATAGTGATTTAAAAGGAACATTAGTTTATTTATTAAGTGATATGAGTAAGTATGTAAATGGACAAAATATAATTGTTGATGATGGTTTTAGTTTATGA
- a CDS encoding acylneuraminate cytidylyltransferase family protein, whose protein sequence is MSNILCTICARGGSKGVKNKNIKELNGKPLIAYTIEQAKDSGLFEHIVISTDSDDIANVAKQYGAEVFFKRSEEMASDTAGKLDVIKDAFKRSEEHYNKTFDYLIDLDATAPLRSVEDIINSFKQFKENDNDNLITAMPSRRSPYFNLVEQDKDGKVYLSKKLDNSIVRRQDAPKSYDMNASIYIWKRDIILNKDSLFLENTGLYVMPEERSIDIDNELDFKFVEFLMKEKNNA, encoded by the coding sequence ATGAGTAATATCTTATGTACAATTTGTGCAAGAGGTGGTTCAAAAGGTGTTAAAAATAAAAATATCAAAGAATTAAATGGAAAACCGCTTATTGCTTATACTATAGAACAGGCAAAAGATTCAGGTCTTTTTGAACATATTGTAATTAGTACAGATAGTGATGATATCGCAAATGTAGCAAAACAATATGGAGCAGAGGTTTTTTTTAAAAGAAGTGAAGAAATGGCAAGTGATACTGCAGGTAAACTTGATGTTATAAAAGATGCTTTTAAAAGAAGTGAAGAACACTATAATAAAACTTTTGATTATTTGATTGATTTAGATGCAACTGCACCTCTTAGAAGTGTAGAAGATATAATAAACTCTTTTAAACAGTTTAAAGAAAATGACAATGATAATTTAATAACAGCAATGCCTAGTAGAAGAAGTCCATATTTTAATTTAGTTGAGCAAGATAAAGATGGAAAAGTATATTTATCAAAAAAACTTGATAATTCAATTGTAAGAAGACAAGATGCTCCAAAAAGCTATGATATGAATGCTTCAATTTATATTTGGAAAAGAGATATTATTTTAAATAAAGACTCTCTATTCTTAGAAAATACTGGGCTTTATGTTATGCCAGAAGAAAGATCAATAGATATAGATAATGAACTTGATTTTAAATTTGTAGAATTTCTAATGAAGGAAAAAAATAATGCTTAA
- a CDS encoding Gfo/Idh/MocA family oxidoreductase, whose product MKVLVIGFGSIGKRHYDILSKLFGVQNIDLVTKQNIENKICYKNLEVVDKINQYDYFVIASETNKHFEQLKYLEENVKNKLIFCEKPLFESKKDLRIINNKIFVGYVLRFHPLLEKLKDLLKDENIILANAKCGQYLPFWRPNTNYKDCYSAKKEDGGGVLLDLSHEIDYIQWLCGQINEIKSYQVKISDLEINSDDLTMLIGKTYKDILVNISIDYISKNTHRRLFVETFEHTYELDFISAKLTKKNKTGLEEIYSFSNLERNYMFEKMHLDIFNLQKNICTFKEALEVMDTISTIQEQNR is encoded by the coding sequence TTGAAAGTTTTAGTTATAGGCTTTGGCTCAATTGGAAAAAGACATTATGACATTTTATCTAAACTATTTGGAGTTCAAAATATAGATTTGGTTACTAAACAAAATATTGAAAATAAAATTTGTTATAAAAATTTAGAAGTTGTAGATAAAATAAACCAATATGACTATTTTGTAATAGCATCAGAAACAAACAAACATTTCGAACAATTAAAATATTTAGAAGAAAATGTAAAAAATAAATTAATTTTTTGTGAAAAACCTCTATTCGAATCAAAAAAAGATTTAAGAATAATAAATAATAAAATATTTGTTGGTTATGTTCTTAGATTTCATCCATTACTTGAAAAATTAAAAGACTTGTTAAAAGATGAAAATATTATTTTAGCAAATGCAAAATGTGGACAATACTTACCATTTTGGAGACCAAATACAAATTATAAAGATTGTTATAGTGCAAAAAAAGAAGATGGTGGTGGAGTATTATTAGATTTAAGTCATGAAATTGATTATATTCAATGGTTATGTGGGCAAATAAATGAGATAAAAAGCTATCAGGTGAAAATTTCCGATTTAGAGATAAATTCTGATGATTTAACTATGTTAATTGGAAAGACATACAAAGATATTTTGGTAAACATTTCAATAGATTATATAAGTAAAAATACTCATAGAAGATTATTTGTTGAAACTTTTGAACATACTTATGAGTTAGATTTTATATCAGCTAAATTAACTAAAAAAAATAAAACTGGACTTGAAGAAATATATAGTTTTTCAAATTTGGAAAGAAACTATATGTTTGAAAAAATGCATTTAGATATTTTTAATCTACAAAAAAATATCTGTACTTTTAAAGAAGCTTTAGAAGTAATGGATACTATATCAACTATACAGGAGCAAAACAGATGA
- a CDS encoding nucleotidyltransferase family protein, with the protein MKNIENIKLKQNSTIKEALEIIDKGSMQIALVVDENDKLLGTLTDGDIRRGLLKNYTLDDTINDLYFKKPITSLNTESKDKIIQKAIKNQIYQIPIIDKNNILVDIVNLSTLLKTTNKRNRVILMAGGLGTRLRPLTEDIPKPMLKVGNKPILETIIKNFASHGFVNITISLNYKGDIIKNYFKDGSDFGVNIDYIKENTRLGTAGALSLLKDKPNEPFFVMNGDLLTDVNFSNLLDFHSFANANATMCVREYEYQIPYGVVETINDKIISIVEKPIKKFFVNAGIYVLSPNIFEFIPKNEFFDMPTLFNILIERKRKILSFPIHEYWLDIGRMEEYKKANEEYGLVF; encoded by the coding sequence ATGAAAAACATAGAAAATATAAAATTAAAACAAAATTCAACAATAAAAGAAGCATTGGAAATAATAGATAAAGGTTCGATGCAAATAGCATTAGTAGTTGATGAAAATGATAAATTGTTAGGTACTTTAACTGATGGAGATATTAGAAGAGGGCTTCTAAAAAATTATACTTTAGATGATACAATAAATGATTTATATTTTAAGAAACCTATTACATCTTTAAATACCGAGTCAAAAGATAAAATTATACAAAAAGCTATAAAAAATCAAATTTATCAAATTCCAATTATAGATAAAAATAATATTTTAGTTGATATAGTAAATTTATCAACTTTACTTAAAACTACAAATAAGAGAAATAGAGTTATTTTAATGGCAGGAGGACTTGGTACAAGATTAAGACCACTTACAGAGGATATTCCAAAACCAATGTTAAAAGTTGGAAATAAGCCTATTTTAGAAACAATTATTAAAAATTTTGCAAGTCATGGATTTGTTAATATTACAATTAGCTTAAACTATAAAGGTGATATTATAAAAAACTATTTTAAAGATGGAAGTGATTTTGGTGTAAATATAGATTATATTAAAGAAAATACAAGGCTTGGCACAGCTGGAGCTTTGAGCCTTTTAAAAGATAAACCAAATGAGCCTTTTTTTGTAATGAATGGAGATTTATTAACTGATGTAAATTTTTCAAATTTATTAGATTTTCACTCCTTTGCAAATGCAAACGCTACCATGTGTGTAAGAGAGTATGAGTATCAAATTCCGTATGGAGTAGTAGAAACAATTAATGATAAAATAATTTCAATAGTAGAAAAACCAATAAAAAAATTCTTTGTAAATGCAGGAATTTATGTATTATCTCCAAATATTTTTGAATTTATTCCAAAAAATGAGTTTTTTGACATGCCAACACTTTTTAATATATTGATAGAAAGAAAAAGAAAAATTTTATCTTTTCCTATTCACGAATATTGGTTAGATATTGGAAGAATGGAAGAATATAAAAAAGCAAATGAAGAATATGGATTGGTATTTTAA
- a CDS encoding PIG-L deacetylase family protein codes for MKNKILVIAVHPDDETLGCGGTLLKHKANGDEIHWLICTTIDKNHNYYETREKEIDEVSKLYNFDSVHNLRLKTMQVDEYSMSELVGKISQVINEVKPNIIYLPFKGDVHSDHRKIFEASYSCTKSFRYPFVKKIYMIETLSETEFAPSTKEDSFIPNVFVDISEYFDKKIEIMKVFQSEIAEHPFPRSERNLRALATLRGATCGYEYAESFVLLKEIL; via the coding sequence ATGAAAAACAAAATTCTAGTAATAGCAGTTCATCCAGATGATGAAACATTGGGCTGTGGTGGAACATTACTTAAGCATAAAGCAAATGGAGATGAAATACATTGGCTTATATGTACAACCATAGATAAAAATCATAACTATTATGAAACAAGAGAAAAAGAGATTGACGAAGTATCAAAACTATATAATTTTGATAGTGTGCATAATTTAAGATTAAAAACTATGCAAGTAGATGAATATAGTATGAGTGAACTTGTAGGAAAAATCTCACAAGTGATAAATGAAGTTAAACCAAATATTATATATCTTCCATTTAAAGGTGATGTTCATAGCGATCATAGAAAAATATTTGAAGCAAGTTATAGTTGTACTAAATCATTTAGATACCCATTTGTCAAAAAAATATATATGATAGAAACTTTAAGTGAAACAGAGTTTGCCCCAAGCACTAAAGAAGATAGTTTTATTCCAAATGTATTTGTAGATATAAGTGAATACTTTGATAAGAAAATTGAGATTATGAAAGTTTTTCAAAGTGAAATAGCAGAACATCCATTTCCACGAAGTGAAAGAAATCTAAGAGCATTAGCAACACTTAGAGGTGCTACTTGTGGTTATGAATATGCTGAAAGTTTTGTGCTTTTAAAGGAAATCTTATGA
- the neuC gene encoding UDP-N-acetylglucosamine 2-epimerase, producing the protein MKKKILAVTGIRSEYDILYPVLKELQNSKNFDLKIVVTGAHLSDWHGFTLEKIEEDGFEIVEKIDYLLMTNRKTQRSKGVGLLIEGLTQTVDREKPDFLIFVGDREESIATCVVGNYMDVLVAHIGGGDPVYGNSDDPIRIACSKLAHIHFATANTYAENIKKLGEEEFRICFSGNPALNNILETKIIDRNELSDFLKIDIANNEYIVVLKHPLSSEVKDSYEQMNISMKAISEFAIEKKIKVIGIYPNTDPGSYDILKAIDDNCNENIKFYKTLPREIFVNLMRNAKVLVGNSSMGILEAPLYKLPVVNIGNRQKGRLNAGNVEFVGYDKIIIKNAINKAFYDEDYREFVKNLINPYGDGYAHKKIVSFLDEINLNDEKWYTKRKLI; encoded by the coding sequence ATGAAAAAAAAGATATTAGCAGTAACTGGAATTCGTTCTGAATATGATATTTTATATCCTGTTTTAAAAGAGTTACAAAATAGTAAAAACTTTGATTTAAAAATTGTTGTTACTGGTGCTCACCTTTCTGATTGGCATGGATTTACTTTAGAAAAAATAGAAGAAGATGGTTTTGAAATAGTTGAAAAAATTGATTATTTACTTATGACAAATAGAAAAACTCAAAGATCCAAAGGAGTAGGACTATTAATAGAAGGACTTACTCAAACTGTTGATAGGGAAAAACCAGATTTTTTAATTTTTGTTGGAGATAGAGAAGAAAGTATAGCAACTTGTGTTGTTGGTAATTATATGGATGTTTTAGTTGCCCATATTGGAGGAGGAGATCCTGTTTATGGAAATTCTGATGATCCAATAAGAATAGCTTGTAGTAAACTTGCTCATATTCATTTTGCTACAGCAAATACTTATGCAGAAAATATAAAAAAATTAGGTGAAGAAGAGTTTAGAATCTGTTTTAGTGGAAATCCTGCACTTAATAATATTTTAGAAACAAAAATAATTGATAGAAATGAGTTAAGTGATTTTCTAAAGATTGACATCGCCAATAATGAATATATAGTTGTTTTAAAGCATCCATTATCATCGGAAGTTAAAGATAGCTATGAACAAATGAATATATCAATGAAAGCAATCAGTGAATTTGCTATCGAGAAAAAAATTAAAGTAATAGGTATTTATCCAAATACAGATCCGGGTTCTTATGATATTTTAAAAGCTATAGATGATAATTGTAATGAAAACATAAAATTTTATAAAACTTTACCAAGAGAAATATTTGTTAATTTAATGAGAAATGCAAAAGTTTTAGTTGGTAATTCAAGTATGGGTATATTAGAAGCACCACTTTATAAATTGCCAGTTGTAAATATAGGAAATAGACAAAAAGGTAGGTTAAATGCTGGAAACGTTGAATTTGTAGGATATGATAAAATTATAATTAAGAATGCTATTAATAAAGCTTTTTACGATGAAGACTATAGAGAATTTGTAAAAAATTTAATAAATCCTTATGGAGATGGCTACGCTCACAAAAAAATTGTTAGTTTTTTAGATGAAATTAATTTAAATGATGAAAAATGGTATACGAAAAGAAAACTAATATGA
- a CDS encoding HAD family hydrolase, producing MVKAVIFDLDNTLYDENSYFLKVFEEFSRIYHIDFNLFKNIFDDRFILGSRDIFTDILKEIDFYSQEKQKQLFELYKSIDCNLKLYSEAYELINYLNNKNINIAIITNGVLEAQKNKVRVLDIERITNKIVYAREFGKEFEKPHEKPYIQTLKLLNVKKEDVLFIGDHPYTDIIGATKVGIKALRFMNGYASNIEFPHNYNINSLLEVKNFLGENK from the coding sequence ATGGTTAAAGCAGTTATATTTGATTTAGATAATACTCTTTATGATGAAAATTCATATTTCCTAAAGGTTTTTGAAGAATTCTCAAGGATTTATCATATAGACTTTAATTTATTTAAAAATATTTTTGATGATAGATTTATATTAGGGAGTAGAGATATTTTTACTGATATTTTGAAAGAAATAGATTTTTATTCACAAGAGAAGCAAAAACAACTATTTGAATTGTATAAGAGTATTGATTGTAATTTGAAATTGTATAGTGAAGCTTATGAATTAATAAATTATTTAAATAATAAAAATATAAATATTGCAATTATAACAAATGGGGTATTAGAAGCACAAAAAAATAAAGTTAGAGTTTTAGATATAGAAAGAATTACAAATAAAATAGTTTATGCAAGAGAGTTTGGGAAAGAGTTTGAAAAACCACATGAAAAACCATATATACAAACTTTAAAACTTTTAAATGTTAAAAAAGAAGATGTTCTTTTTATAGGAGACCATCCTTATACAGACATTATTGGAGCAACAAAAGTTGGAATAAAAGCTTTGAGATTTATGAATGGTTATGCTTCAAATATTGAGTTTCCACATAATTATAATATTAATAGCTTACTAGAAGTAAAGAATTTTTTGGGAGAAAATAAATGA
- a CDS encoding ATP-grasp domain-containing protein: MKKINLLVTTVGGMTSPDILKAFRNTKDYLINIIGVDAFEFAVGRNFVDIFEVSPNSTVDELGFVDFVETLVKKHNIDIILPCGNEDNLAISKYIDKISCKVIVGQYEDLIKAYDKGKVYEELKENIPEHCPKYFIVNNYQDFIESVKKIGYPNKKVVIKPRFGRGGRGVYILSDKFDFENIFKSKPINEYPFEFFNNILKNQNNFDDLIVMEYLQDPYYSIYSICKDGENFFTINHTREWGNASQTFRGKVYYDEKIEELASKIIKKFNLSYTNNMELATTDDGRIVLFDLNPRIGASSGIDKDIGFNFPLETLKLALGDKLEIDKSKFKISKTFVRYFDQVWL; encoded by the coding sequence ATGAAAAAAATAAATTTGTTAGTAACAACTGTTGGTGGTATGACTAGCCCTGATATATTAAAAGCATTTAGGAATACGAAAGATTATTTAATCAATATCATAGGTGTTGATGCATTTGAGTTTGCAGTTGGTAGAAACTTTGTTGATATTTTTGAAGTTTCACCAAATAGTACCGTGGACGAACTTGGATTTGTTGATTTTGTTGAAACTTTAGTAAAAAAACACAACATAGATATTATTTTACCTTGTGGAAATGAAGATAATTTGGCTATTTCTAAATATATAGATAAAATCTCTTGTAAAGTTATTGTTGGGCAGTATGAAGATTTGATAAAAGCTTACGATAAGGGAAAAGTTTATGAAGAGTTAAAAGAAAATATTCCAGAACATTGCCCTAAGTATTTTATTGTAAACAATTATCAAGATTTTATTGAATCAGTAAAAAAAATAGGCTATCCAAATAAAAAAGTTGTGATAAAACCTAGATTTGGAAGAGGAGGAAGAGGTGTTTATATTCTTAGTGATAAATTTGATTTTGAAAATATTTTTAAATCAAAACCTATAAATGAATATCCTTTTGAATTTTTCAATAATATTCTTAAAAATCAAAATAATTTTGATGATTTGATTGTAATGGAATATCTACAAGATCCATATTATAGTATCTATTCTATTTGTAAAGATGGAGAAAATTTTTTTACTATAAATCATACTAGAGAATGGGGTAATGCTTCTCAAACTTTCAGAGGTAAAGTTTATTATGATGAAAAAATAGAAGAACTTGCTTCAAAAATTATTAAAAAATTTAATTTATCTTATACCAATAATATGGAATTAGCTACAACAGATGATGGTAGAATTGTACTTTTTGATTTAAATCCAAGAATTGGAGCAAGCAGTGGAATTGATAAAGACATAGGTTTTAATTTTCCATTAGAAACTTTAAAACTTGCATTGGGAGATAAACTTGAAATAGATAAATCTAAATTTAAAATTTCAAAAACATTTGTTAGATATTTTGATCAAGTTTGGTTGTAA
- a CDS encoding DegT/DnrJ/EryC1/StrS family aminotransferase, with the protein MKKYNTAFPYFPKDDIEEILKDTREMLNGNKMLTMGENVQKFEKDFSAYCQTNYAVATNSCTSALEIALSSLNLTSEDEVIVPVQTFVATGSCVLKNGAKIVFCDVDDDFLLDFEFMKKLINKNTKAVIIVHFAGMISTNIIRIKEYLKERNIILVEDDAHAHGATFGDLKAGNIGDIGCFSFYSTKIMTTGEGGMITTNNQEIYEKCASLRNRGMDINYKGELFINLGSNHRFTEFQGLLGIYQLKRVEEFLEHRNKIANIYKNELSNLIDKGIVRLQVPAQNSRHSYWRFIIFLNNHDRDEIIQKLNALNIKADAPYFPLLHNQPLFENIEKENMQNAERLSKTHISLPIHMLISEEDSIIIAKKLKEVLV; encoded by the coding sequence ATGAAAAAATATAATACAGCATTTCCATATTTTCCAAAAGATGACATTGAAGAAATTTTAAAAGATACAAGAGAAATGTTAAATGGAAATAAAATGCTTACTATGGGTGAGAATGTTCAAAAGTTTGAAAAAGACTTTTCTGCATATTGTCAAACTAACTATGCAGTAGCTACAAATTCTTGTACTAGTGCTTTGGAGATTGCTTTATCTAGTCTAAATTTGACTAGTGAAGATGAAGTAATCGTCCCTGTTCAAACTTTTGTAGCGACTGGTTCTTGTGTTTTGAAAAATGGTGCAAAAATTGTTTTTTGTGATGTTGATGATGATTTTTTACTTGATTTTGAGTTTATGAAAAAACTTATTAATAAAAATACAAAAGCAGTTATAATAGTACATTTTGCAGGGATGATAAGTACAAATATAATAAGAATTAAAGAGTATTTAAAAGAAAGAAATATCATACTTGTTGAAGATGATGCACATGCTCACGGTGCAACTTTTGGAGACTTAAAAGCTGGAAATATTGGAGATATTGGTTGTTTCTCGTTTTATTCTACAAAAATAATGACTACTGGTGAAGGTGGAATGATAACAACGAATAATCAAGAGATTTATGAAAAATGTGCAAGCCTAAGAAACAGAGGAATGGATATAAACTACAAAGGTGAATTATTTATAAATCTAGGTTCAAATCATAGATTTACAGAATTTCAAGGCCTTTTAGGAATTTATCAATTAAAAAGGGTAGAAGAATTTTTAGAACATAGAAATAAAATAGCAAATATTTACAAAAATGAATTATCAAATTTGATAGATAAAGGTATTGTTCGTTTGCAAGTTCCTGCACAAAATAGTAGACATTCTTATTGGAGATTTATAATCTTTTTGAATAATCATGATAGAGATGAAATTATTCAAAAATTAAATGCTTTAAATATAAAAGCTGATGCACCATATTTTCCGCTATTACATAATCAGCCTCTATTTGAAAATATCGAAAAAGAAAATATGCAAAATGCTGAAAGGTTGTCAAAAACTCATATATCCTTGCCTATACATATGTTAATAAGTGAAGAGGATTCTATAATTATTGCAAAAAAATTAAAAGAGGTTCTAGTATGA
- a CDS encoding NAD-dependent epimerase/dehydratase family protein, translating into MAILVVGGSGFVGSSLVNYLLSKNLKVFVYIHNSFGFLEGIEHNNLKYIKNFNELFFEKVEINTIYHAGSKLPSGAQTYEEFYKSNVELTLKIIDLAKKLNVKQFIYLSTGSIFSKLEDNTIFNEDMTPNPSNYYGLTKYISEKLLFIEFEKTDIQVSIIRFPSIFGKNDSEGIVKLFHNKSTNNENIELYSRGERYRNLIYIDSVVDILYKVYKNRQKLSKYEIFMAGSSNSLTLVDVAKEIIELTNSNSKIVLVDKFPPLDFDVIIDTTKAQKLLNFKPLKIEDGLKKYIEDMKNEKI; encoded by the coding sequence ATGGCAATCTTAGTAGTAGGTGGTAGTGGTTTTGTTGGTAGTTCTTTAGTAAATTATTTATTATCTAAAAATTTAAAAGTTTTTGTTTACATTCATAATAGCTTTGGATTTTTAGAAGGAATTGAACATAATAATTTAAAATATATTAAAAATTTTAATGAATTATTTTTTGAAAAAGTTGAAATAAATACAATTTATCATGCGGGATCAAAGTTACCATCAGGAGCTCAGACTTATGAAGAATTTTATAAATCAAATGTTGAATTAACTTTAAAAATTATTGATTTAGCAAAAAAATTAAATGTTAAGCAATTTATTTATCTTTCAACAGGTAGCATTTTTTCAAAACTTGAAGACAATACAATATTCAATGAAGATATGACTCCAAATCCATCTAATTATTATGGACTAACAAAATATATTTCTGAAAAACTTTTGTTTATAGAGTTTGAAAAAACTGACATTCAAGTATCTATAATTAGGTTTCCATCAATATTTGGAAAAAATGACTCAGAAGGAATTGTAAAATTATTTCATAACAAGTCTACTAATAATGAAAATATTGAATTATACAGTAGAGGTGAAAGATATAGAAATTTAATATATATTGATAGCGTAGTTGATATTCTATATAAAGTTTATAAAAATAGACAAAAATTATCTAAATATGAAATTTTTATGGCAGGAAGTAGTAATTCTTTAACATTAGTTGATGTAGCAAAAGAGATTATAGAATTAACAAATAGTAACTCTAAAATAGTGTTAGTTGATAAATTTCCACCATTAGACTTTGATGTAATTATAGATACTACAAAAGCTCAAAAATTATTAAATTTTAAGCCTTTAAAAATAGAAGATGGATTAAAAAAATATATAGAGGATATGAAAAATGAAAAAATATAA
- a CDS encoding class I SAM-dependent methyltransferase, whose amino-acid sequence MIEIKKDKWEESYERGENFIYYPKEEVVKFLNRFVKKRKSTDEFVNLLNLNEPLKALDFGCGIGRTTILLREFCIDSYGIDISQNAIDEAIKLGKHFGYDLKQSVTVYDGNKIPFSDNFFDFTISEGVMDSMTFELAKNLILEVDRVTKKYFFLSLISSDSITFINNLEVNREFVDEIEVNSEHENGTIQSFFNIEKIEELIKNTNFKIKWCEKHIIQNIITNNNHGRYYLVLEKTNNLC is encoded by the coding sequence ATGATTGAGATAAAAAAAGACAAATGGGAAGAGAGTTATGAACGAGGAGAAAATTTTATATACTACCCAAAAGAGGAAGTTGTTAAATTTTTAAATAGATTTGTTAAAAAAAGAAAGTCTACTGATGAATTTGTAAATTTATTAAACCTTAATGAACCATTAAAAGCTTTAGATTTTGGATGTGGTATTGGAAGAACGACTATATTATTAAGAGAATTTTGTATAGACAGTTATGGTATTGATATATCTCAAAATGCTATAGATGAAGCTATAAAATTAGGAAAACATTTTGGTTACGATTTAAAACAATCTGTAACAGTTTATGATGGTAATAAAATTCCATTTAGTGATAATTTTTTTGATTTTACAATTTCAGAAGGGGTTATGGACAGTATGACTTTTGAATTAGCAAAAAACTTAATTCTAGAGGTTGATAGGGTTACAAAAAAATATTTTTTTTTAAGTTTAATATCATCTGATAGTATTACTTTTATCAATAATCTAGAAGTAAATAGAGAATTTGTAGATGAGATAGAAGTTAACTCGGAACATGAGAATGGTACTATTCAATCTTTTTTTAATATTGAAAAAATAGAAGAATTAATAAAAAATACTAATTTTAAAATAAAATGGTGTGAAAAACACATTATCCAAAATATTATCACGAATAACAATCATGGAAGATATTATTTAGTGTTAGAAAAAACTAATAACTTATGTTGA